A region from the Cryptococcus decagattii chromosome 5, complete sequence genome encodes:
- a CDS encoding ATP-dependent RNA helicase HAS1, translating into MSAKPHSSTNKRKRTSNAHDEAPAKRVPEASSSKVTLDNSQTASTTSTDAVLGARSAPGTVYERVPFSTLNLSHPTTAAIERMGFETMTEVQARTIPPLLAGKDVLGAARTGSGKTMAFLVPSVELLSTLRFKPVNGTGVIIISPTRELALQIFGVAKELMQGHSQTFGVLMGGANRKAEADKLVKGVNLIVATPGRLLDHLQNTKGFVFKNLKALVIDEADRILEIGFEEEMKQIIKLLPSENRQSMLFSATQTTKVTDLARISLRPGPLYINVDETKEASTADMLEQGYVVCESDQRFMLLFTFLKKNLKKKVIVFFSSCNSVKYHAELLNYIDVPVLDLHGKQKQQKRTNTFFEFINAPAGILLCTDVAARGLDIPKVDWIIQFDPPDDPRDYIHRVGRTARAGKSGKSLLFLLPSELGFLRFLKVAKVPLNEYQFPQKKVADVQKQLESLISKNHYLNTSARDGYRSYLQAYASYSLKKIFDVNKLDLAKVGKAFGFSVPPKVNISVGSIKAKKSKDEDESSDDDGQPKKAYYRNRGRK; encoded by the exons ATGTCCGCAAAGCCTCACTCCTCCACAAACAAGCGGAAGCGCACGTCAAATGCCCACGATGAGGCCCCCGCAAAGCGAGTGCCAGAGGCATCCTCCTCAAAAGTCACTCTCGACAACTCCCAGACTGCTTCTACCACTTCCACCGATGCTGTACTCGGCGCCAGGTCCGCTCCTGGCACTGTCTACGAGCGGGTCCCCTTCTCCACTCTCAACCTTTCCCACCCTACCACAGCTGCCATCGAGCGTATGGGTTTCGAGACAATGACAGAGGTTCAGGCCAGGACTATCCCTCCTTTGTTGGCCGGTAAAGATGTACTGGGTGCAGCGAGGACCGGCAGCGGAAAGACCATGGCGTTCTTGGTTCCCAGCGTTGAGCTTCTGAGCACTTTAAGATTCAAGCCCGTCAATG GAACCGGTGTCATTATCATCTCTCCTACGAGAGAACTCGCTCTCCAGATCTTCGGTGTTGCCAAGGAGCTCATGCAAGGCCACTCACAAACATTTGGTGTTCTCATGGGTGGTGCGAACCGTAAGGCAGAGGCCGACAAGCTGGTCAAGGGCGTCAACCTCATCGTTGCTACTCCCGGTAGACTTCTTGATCATTTGCAG AACACGAAAGGATTTGTTTTCAAGAACCTCAAGGCCCTTGTAATTGACGAGGCTGATCGAATCTTGGAAATTGGTttcgaagaagaaatgaaacAGATTATCAAactccttccttctg AAAATCGTCAATCAATGCTTTTCTCCGCTACTCAAACCACCAAGGTCACTGATCTCGCCCGTATCTCCCTTCGCCCAGGTCCCCTCTACATCAACGTCGATGAAACTAAGGAAGCTAGTACTGCAGACATGCTTGAACAGGGCTACGTCGTATGCGAGTCAGATCAAAGATTCATGCTCCTATTCACTTTCCTCAAGAAGAATttaaagaagaaggttaTTGTCTTTTTCTCCAGCTGTAACTCTGTCAAGTACCATGCCGAACTATTAAATTATATTGATGTCCCCGTCTTGGACCTTCAT GGTAAACAAAAGCAACAGAAGCGTACAAACACTTTCTTTGAGTTCATCAATGCCCCCGCTGGTATCCTCCTCTGCACCGACGTCGCTGCACGTGGTCTCGACATCCCCAAGGTTGACTGGATCATCCAGTTCGACCCGCCTGATGACCCCCGAGACTACATCCACCGTGTCGGCCGTACTGCTCGTGCAGGCAAATCTGGAAAgtctctccttttccttttgcCTAGCGAGCTTGGCTTCCTTCGCTTCCTCAAGGTTGCCAAAGTTCCTCTCAACGAGTATCAGTTCCCACAGAAAAAGGTTGCAGATGTGCAGAAGCAGCTCGAGAGCCTGATTTCCAAGAACCATTACCTCAACACGTCGGCGAGGGATGGATACAGGTCTTACCTTCAAGCCTATGCGTCTTACTCTCTTAAAAAGATCTTTGATGTTAACAAGCTCGATCTTGCCAAGGTTGGCAAGGCGTTCGGTTTCTCTGTGCCTCCAAAGGTCAACATCTCTGTGGGATCCATCaaagcgaagaagagtaaagatgaggatgaaagcagtgatgatgatggtcAACCCAAAAAAGCCTACTATAGAAACCGGGGCAGGAAATGA
- a CDS encoding mRNA 3'-end-processing protein YTH1 → MAAASNSAPLDPKLGRAADFVRPDFHQVNLDLENYLKTERNFKLDADQQICPLSITPLGCPLPPSQCPYRHTTPSQLNFKPPPPLPAHPREREKKLTVCKHYLRNLCKMGDNCEYTHDFNLRTMPECIWFVKQGKCELGGECLYFHPRDRRVECPDYNRGFCVLGPNCPRKHIRRRLCEAYAAGFCPDGKDCKLAHPSPNRPPPESYINPIPPDPEAFNGPPPQLPAGYGRWREYKYDPNAVVVPAAAWVEGGSLSGWRAGGFLSANARRDNQRNRDNDDEGGRGGGGERKGGWQKDLSTVLCFRCNQYGHFANNCSNQYVPGDRGGGRRRE, encoded by the exons ATGGCAGCAGCCTCGAATTCCGCACCATTAGATCCAAAACTCGGACGAGCAGCAGATTTTGTCCGCCCTGATTTTCACCAAGTCAATCTCGACCTGGAAAACTACCTCAAAACTGAGCGCAACTTCAAGCTCGACGCAG ACCAACAAATATGTCCCCTGTCCATCACACCTCTAGGATGCCCCCTTCCGCCTTCACAATGTCCATATCGTCACACTACTCCCTCACAACTCAATTTCAAGCCaccacctcctctcccGGCCCATCCTCGAGAGCGAGAAAAGAAACTAACGGTCTGCAAGCACTATCTTCGAAATCTCTGTAAAATGGGAGACAATTGCGAGTACACGCACGACTTTAACCTTCGCACGATGCCAGAGTGTATATGGTTTGTCAAACAAGGCAAATGTGAGCTGGGAGGAGAATGCCTGTATTTCCATCCCAGAGACAGAAGAGTCGAGTGTCCGGATTACAACAGAGGATTTTGCGTACTAGGCCCTAATTGTCCGAGGAAGCATATAAGGAGGAGACTATGTGAGGCTTATGCTGCTGGATTTTGCCCTGATGGCAAGGACTGCAAATTAGCTCA CCCGTCTCCCAACCGACCGCCTCCAGAGTCATATATCAACCCTATCCCGCCTGACCCCGAAGCCTTTAATGGCCCACCACCCCAACTGCCTGCAGGCTATGGTCGTTGGCGGGAATACAAATATGATCCCAATGCGGTGGTTGTTCCTGCTGCAGCGTGGGTTGAAGGTGGAAGTTTGTCTGGTTGGCGAGCTGGAGGATTCCTGTCCGCGAATGCAAGAAGAGATAATCAGAGGAATAGAgacaatgatgatgaaggtggacgcggtggtggaggagagagaaaaggtgGCTGGCAAAAAGACCTTAGCACGGTACTTTGCTTC AGGTGCAACCAGTATGGCCACTTTGCCAATAATTGTTCCAATCAATATGTGCCTGGAGACAGGGGAGGCGGTAGACGACGAGAATGA